One window from the genome of Hyperolius riggenbachi isolate aHypRig1 chromosome 6, aHypRig1.pri, whole genome shotgun sequence encodes:
- the LOC137521966 gene encoding uncharacterized protein isoform X1 has product MFFLAGTLVKWSVFLSYFPLPQAKSAPFWQQYWFCTPEETILNQTLTIRNLNKDASQKCTFTPSVFPCYFNCSKLESKVFIANESCLEMVASDNASQKFNLEYGRGRNGKHLPPVLGGLLSEEQVGAKIQQYTTSGQENRSLSVNTHSSKSTPTSPKSSNKLDRHLHFTLRFAAFAVAVSLVLFLAFASYYISRKKCLQNQPSNDYELQQVQSVEEETTSQLLANGTSGADPEKKHAG; this is encoded by the exons CCGCCCCATTCTGGCAGCAGTATTGGTTCTGTACACCCGAAGAAACCATCCTAAACCAAACATTAACCATCAGGAATCTAAACAAGGATGCCTCACAGAAATGTACGTTCACGCCTTCAGTCTTTCCATGCTATTTCAACTGCAGTAAATTGGAATCTAAAGTCTTCATTGCAAACGAGAGCTGTTTGGAAATGGTGGCATCTGATAATGCATCCCAGAAGTTTAATCTGGAGTATGGCAGAGGTCGGAATGGAAAACACCTTCCCCCAGTTCTTGGAG gTCTATTGAGTGAAGAACAAGTAGGGGCaaaaatacagcaatatacaaCGAGTGGACAAGAAAACAGAAGTCTCTCAGTGAATACACATTCCAGCAAATCAACTCCAACATCTCCAAAAAGTAGCAATAAGTTGGACAGGCATCTTCACTTCACTTTGCGCTTTGCAGCATTTGCAGTAGCAGTGTCTCTTGTGTTGTTCTTGGCCTTTGCGTCCTACTACATTTCTAGAAAAAA ATGTTTGCAAAATCAACCATCAAATGACTATGAACTTCAGCAAGTCCAAAGTGTGGAGGAGGAAACAACAAGCCAGCTTCTCGCCAATGGAACATCAGGAGCCGACCCTGAAAAGAAACATGCTGGTTAA
- the LOC137521966 gene encoding uncharacterized protein isoform X2: MNLFGTLVKWSVFLSYFPLPQAKSAPFWQQYWFCTPEETILNQTLTIRNLNKDASQKCTFTPSVFPCYFNCSKLESKVFIANESCLEMVASDNASQKFNLEYGRGRNGKHLPPVLGGLLSEEQVGAKIQQYTTSGQENRSLSVNTHSSKSTPTSPKSSNKLDRHLHFTLRFAAFAVAVSLVLFLAFASYYISRKKCLQNQPSNDYELQQVQSVEEETTSQLLANGTSGADPEKKHAG, encoded by the exons CCGCCCCATTCTGGCAGCAGTATTGGTTCTGTACACCCGAAGAAACCATCCTAAACCAAACATTAACCATCAGGAATCTAAACAAGGATGCCTCACAGAAATGTACGTTCACGCCTTCAGTCTTTCCATGCTATTTCAACTGCAGTAAATTGGAATCTAAAGTCTTCATTGCAAACGAGAGCTGTTTGGAAATGGTGGCATCTGATAATGCATCCCAGAAGTTTAATCTGGAGTATGGCAGAGGTCGGAATGGAAAACACCTTCCCCCAGTTCTTGGAG gTCTATTGAGTGAAGAACAAGTAGGGGCaaaaatacagcaatatacaaCGAGTGGACAAGAAAACAGAAGTCTCTCAGTGAATACACATTCCAGCAAATCAACTCCAACATCTCCAAAAAGTAGCAATAAGTTGGACAGGCATCTTCACTTCACTTTGCGCTTTGCAGCATTTGCAGTAGCAGTGTCTCTTGTGTTGTTCTTGGCCTTTGCGTCCTACTACATTTCTAGAAAAAA ATGTTTGCAAAATCAACCATCAAATGACTATGAACTTCAGCAAGTCCAAAGTGTGGAGGAGGAAACAACAAGCCAGCTTCTCGCCAATGGAACATCAGGAGCCGACCCTGAAAAGAAACATGCTGGTTAA